One genomic region from Marinilabiliales bacterium encodes:
- the kbl gene encoding glycine C-acetyltransferase has translation MYGKIKEHLEKELESIESAGLFKKERIIVSAQDAEITVEGGKKVLNFCANNYLGLSNHPELIRAAREGMDSRGFGMSSVRFICGTQDLHKTLEEKIAGFFGTEDTILYAACFDANGGVFEPLLTHEDAIISDSLNHASIIDGVRLCKAQRYRYNNADMADLEEKLKEAQSQRFRIIVTDGVFSMDGNVAPMDRIVELAEKYDALVMVDECHSAGVVGETGRGVTELFDIRGKVDIITGTLGKAFGGAIGGFTTGRKEIIEILRQRSRPYLFSNSLPPSVVNAGIKMFDMMAETHELQNKLHRNTKYFMDRMKAAGFDIKPTQSAIIAVMLYDAKLSQDFAAKLLDEGIYVIGFYYPVVPKEQARIRVQVSAAHETGHLDKCVDAFTRIGRELGVIS, from the coding sequence ATGTACGGAAAAATAAAGGAACATCTCGAGAAAGAACTGGAGAGCATCGAGTCTGCCGGACTCTTTAAAAAGGAGAGAATCATTGTATCAGCTCAGGATGCTGAGATCACGGTCGAGGGCGGTAAGAAGGTGCTTAACTTCTGTGCCAATAATTATCTCGGACTATCAAACCATCCCGAATTGATCAGGGCGGCCAGGGAAGGCATGGATTCTAGGGGTTTCGGCATGTCTTCGGTAAGGTTTATCTGCGGTACCCAGGACCTCCACAAGACCCTGGAAGAAAAGATTGCCGGGTTTTTCGGGACTGAAGACACCATTCTATATGCCGCCTGCTTTGACGCAAACGGTGGTGTTTTTGAGCCGCTTCTGACCCATGAGGATGCAATCATATCAGATTCGCTTAATCATGCATCGATCATTGATGGTGTCAGACTTTGCAAGGCACAACGGTACCGCTACAATAACGCCGATATGGCAGACCTTGAAGAAAAGCTTAAAGAGGCGCAAAGCCAGCGTTTTCGGATTATCGTCACCGACGGAGTATTCTCCATGGACGGCAATGTTGCACCAATGGACAGGATAGTGGAGCTGGCAGAGAAATACGATGCACTGGTAATGGTTGACGAATGTCACTCTGCAGGTGTGGTTGGCGAGACAGGCAGAGGCGTTACCGAGCTTTTCGATATACGGGGAAAGGTTGATATCATTACAGGTACTCTCGGCAAGGCATTCGGCGGTGCCATTGGTGGCTTTACAACGGGCAGGAAGGAAATTATCGAGATACTGCGACAACGGTCAAGGCCCTATCTCTTCTCAAACTCACTGCCTCCTTCAGTGGTGAATGCGGGGATCAAAATGTTCGATATGATGGCAGAGACGCATGAGCTCCAGAACAAGCTGCACAGGAATACAAAATACTTCATGGACAGGATGAAGGCTGCAGGTTTTGACATCAAGCCAACACAATCGGCCATCATTGCAGTAATGCTGTACGATGCAAAACTGTCACAGGATTTTGCCGCAAAGCTGCTTGATGAAGGGATATACGTGATCGGGTTCTACTATCCTGTTGTTCCCAAAGAGCAGGCAAGGATCAGGGTGCAGGTCTCCGCTGCCCATGAGACCGGGCATCTTGACAAGTGCGTTGATGCATTTACCAGGATCGGACGTGAGCTCGGGGTGATCAGTTGA
- the amrS gene encoding AmmeMemoRadiSam system radical SAM enzyme, which produces MLEARYYKTGAGNKVTCLLCPHSCSMEEGAGGKCRVRINNGGRLLTAAYGYPVSMAADPIEKKPLYHFFPGRDILSIGTAGCNFNCIFCQNHTISQASVDDIPRLEYTAPLQVAERARKLPGNVGIAFTYNEPVVWYEYMYDIAVKARERGLKNVVVSNGYINSRPLGELLEVTDAFNIDLKSFSDVFYRKVAGGSLAPVKSALQAIRKRGLHLEITHLVVTGLNDDEKMFREMTRWIAGELGTDTVLHISRYFPSWRCDAPATPLTVMEKFYGIAAGALDYVYTGNMPALQGSSDTRCAGCGTVVIRRSGYSTDAAGIDPNGNCRKCGTKVVVAG; this is translated from the coding sequence ATGCTGGAGGCACGCTATTACAAAACCGGTGCCGGCAACAAGGTGACATGCCTGCTATGCCCGCATTCCTGTTCGATGGAAGAGGGCGCCGGCGGTAAATGCAGGGTACGGATCAACAATGGCGGCCGGCTGCTGACGGCTGCCTACGGCTATCCCGTATCCATGGCTGCAGATCCCATTGAGAAAAAGCCCCTCTACCATTTCTTCCCCGGAAGGGATATTCTCTCGATCGGGACGGCGGGGTGCAATTTCAATTGCATCTTCTGCCAGAACCATACAATTTCCCAGGCCTCTGTTGACGACATACCCCGGCTGGAGTATACCGCTCCGTTGCAGGTAGCGGAAAGAGCCCGGAAACTGCCCGGGAATGTCGGTATTGCCTTTACGTACAATGAGCCGGTGGTGTGGTACGAGTATATGTATGATATTGCTGTAAAGGCAAGGGAGCGGGGACTGAAGAACGTTGTTGTGAGCAACGGTTATATCAACAGCCGGCCCCTCGGCGAACTGCTGGAAGTTACAGATGCCTTCAATATTGACCTTAAATCGTTCAGCGATGTTTTTTACAGGAAGGTGGCGGGCGGATCCCTTGCACCGGTTAAGTCAGCCCTGCAAGCAATAAGAAAGAGGGGCCTGCACCTTGAGATCACCCACCTTGTTGTTACCGGCCTGAATGATGATGAGAAAATGTTCCGGGAAATGACACGATGGATAGCAGGTGAGCTGGGAACCGATACCGTGCTTCATATCTCCAGGTATTTCCCCTCATGGCGCTGTGATGCCCCGGCAACCCCGCTGACCGTGATGGAGAAGTTTTACGGGATCGCTGCCGGGGCCCTTGATTATGTTTACACCGGGAACATGCCGGCTTTGCAGGGAAGCTCCGATACAAGGTGTGCAGGCTGCGGCACGGTAGTGATCAGGCGTAGCGGGTACAGTACCGATGCTGCCGGGATCGATCCAAATGGGAATTGCCGGAAATGCGGGACAAAGGTCGTTGTTGCCGGGTAA
- a CDS encoding glutamine--tRNA ligase/YqeY domain fusion protein: MAQNSFPDKGKKEEGRSLNFIEQIIEEDIRNGKNEGRVHTRFPPEPNGYLHIGHAKSICLNYGLAEKYNGYYNLRFDDTNPLTEEVEYVDSIMEDVRWLGYDWEDRLYYASDYFEQLYEWAEKLVMKGKAYVCDLSAAEISVQRGGPTRPGTDSPYRSRSAEENLDLFRRMRAGEFANGEKVLRAKIDMASPNMHMRDPVLYRIIHAPHHRTGNRWCIYPTYDYAHGQSDSIEGITHSICTLEFEVHRPLYDWFIQELEIFPSRQIEFARLNLSYTIMSKRKLLQLVKEGHVSGWDDPRMPTISGLRRRGYTPGSIRYFADRIGVAKRDNVIDVALLEHSVREDLNKKATRVMAVLNPLKIIITNYPEGETEEVEAVINPEMPELGKRKVPFSREILIERDDFMEDPPKKFFRLGPGREVRLKYAYIIKCEKVVKNDAGEISELHCTYDPLTRSGMPDANRKVKSTIHWVSRPHAQEVEVRLFDRLFMKENPDDAEEGQDFKSNLNPESLKVTKGYISSGFEGAGALDKFQFERLGYFCVDPGSAPGRMIFNRTVTLRDAWARIGHKGAPR, encoded by the coding sequence ATGGCACAGAACAGTTTCCCCGATAAGGGGAAAAAAGAGGAAGGACGCTCCCTCAATTTCATAGAGCAGATAATTGAAGAGGATATACGCAACGGCAAGAACGAAGGAAGGGTACACACCCGGTTCCCGCCCGAGCCTAACGGTTACCTGCATATCGGGCACGCCAAGTCAATCTGCCTCAATTACGGGCTCGCCGAAAAGTATAACGGATACTATAACCTGCGGTTTGACGATACCAATCCCCTTACGGAGGAAGTTGAATATGTTGACTCCATCATGGAGGATGTAAGGTGGCTGGGTTACGACTGGGAAGACCGGCTGTACTACGCCTCCGACTATTTCGAGCAACTGTATGAATGGGCAGAGAAGCTTGTGATGAAGGGTAAGGCGTACGTCTGCGACCTCAGTGCCGCCGAGATAAGCGTGCAACGGGGAGGGCCGACCAGGCCGGGTACTGATAGCCCTTACAGGAGCCGCAGTGCTGAAGAGAACCTTGATCTCTTCAGGCGCATGCGTGCAGGAGAGTTTGCAAACGGTGAAAAGGTGCTCAGGGCAAAGATCGACATGGCATCGCCCAACATGCACATGCGCGACCCGGTCCTTTACAGGATCATTCATGCGCCGCATCACAGAACGGGAAACAGATGGTGCATCTACCCAACCTACGACTACGCACACGGGCAGAGCGACTCCATCGAGGGCATCACGCATTCCATCTGCACGCTTGAATTTGAGGTTCACAGGCCTCTGTATGACTGGTTCATCCAGGAGCTGGAGATCTTCCCGAGCCGTCAGATTGAATTCGCCAGGCTCAACCTCAGCTATACGATCATGAGCAAGCGCAAGCTGCTGCAACTGGTGAAAGAGGGGCATGTATCGGGCTGGGATGACCCGCGGATGCCGACAATAAGCGGGCTGCGCCGGAGGGGCTATACCCCGGGGTCGATCAGGTACTTTGCCGACCGCATAGGGGTTGCCAAGCGCGACAACGTTATTGATGTGGCGCTGCTGGAGCATAGCGTGCGCGAGGACCTGAACAAAAAGGCAACCCGCGTAATGGCGGTCCTAAACCCCCTTAAGATTATTATTACCAATTACCCCGAAGGGGAAACAGAAGAGGTGGAGGCCGTGATTAACCCCGAGATGCCGGAGCTGGGCAAAAGGAAGGTCCCCTTCTCGCGCGAGATACTGATCGAAAGGGATGATTTCATGGAGGACCCGCCGAAAAAGTTTTTCAGGCTGGGACCGGGCAGGGAGGTGAGGCTTAAATACGCCTATATAATAAAGTGCGAAAAGGTTGTGAAAAACGATGCCGGCGAAATAAGCGAACTGCATTGCACCTATGACCCGCTGACCAGAAGCGGCATGCCCGATGCCAACCGCAAGGTAAAAAGCACCATACACTGGGTTTCGCGGCCACATGCACAGGAGGTGGAGGTGAGGCTGTTCGACAGGCTTTTCATGAAAGAGAACCCTGACGATGCTGAAGAGGGGCAGGATTTCAAATCAAACCTCAACCCTGAATCGCTCAAGGTTACCAAAGGATACATCTCATCGGGATTTGAAGGTGCCGGCGCCCTCGATAAGTTCCAGTTCGAGCGGCTGGGCTATTTCTGCGTCGATCCCGGCTCTGCGCCCGGCAGGATGATCTTTAACCGTACGGTTACCCTGCGCGATGCCTGGGCGAGGATAGGCCATAAGGGTGCACCACGGTAA
- the amrB gene encoding AmmeMemoRadiSam system protein B produces MQNVRAGIIPGSTGMMPECDRPGGCCQLGMISLTCTDGTGFNKTIPLPSMAADKTNTRPPGVAGMFYPSGRDEVGRLLDLFLKEEEPDIDKNPVPGAVLGGIVPHAGIEYCGRQAVHFFETARNNLFIAETVVIVNPNHYGLGPPISVDDHQYWEVPNGTAETDLELAAEMKLPFSKAAQRREHSAEVIVPYIKHFFPGKTRIVCLNMLDQDHDAAVEAAGRIHTAVRRTGRRVLLIASSDFSHFVSRSEARDKDDILLKAILNKDSSGVFEKAARHDLSVCGCGPIMTLMEYSDIVEPDYKVRVLSRGDSGPAGDTSGVVSYVSVLFYI; encoded by the coding sequence ATGCAGAATGTCCGGGCCGGCATTATACCCGGATCAACCGGCATGATGCCAGAGTGCGACAGACCCGGTGGCTGTTGTCAGTTGGGAATGATTTCGCTAACTTGCACTGACGGTACCGGTTTTAACAAGACAATACCATTACCCTCAATGGCCGCAGATAAAACAAATACAAGGCCTCCCGGTGTTGCCGGCATGTTCTACCCCTCAGGCAGGGATGAGGTTGGCAGGCTGCTTGACCTTTTTCTGAAAGAGGAGGAGCCGGATATTGACAAAAACCCGGTGCCCGGAGCAGTGCTGGGCGGCATAGTGCCACATGCCGGTATTGAATATTGCGGCAGGCAGGCTGTCCATTTCTTTGAAACGGCACGGAACAATCTTTTCATTGCCGAAACGGTTGTCATTGTGAATCCTAATCATTACGGACTGGGCCCGCCCATATCGGTTGATGACCACCAGTACTGGGAGGTGCCGAACGGGACGGCAGAGACTGACCTGGAGCTTGCCGCAGAGATGAAGCTGCCCTTCTCAAAGGCCGCCCAGCGCAGGGAGCACTCTGCCGAGGTGATAGTGCCATACATAAAGCATTTTTTTCCCGGTAAGACAAGGATTGTCTGCCTGAATATGCTTGACCAGGACCATGATGCCGCGGTTGAGGCTGCCGGAAGGATCCATACCGCCGTAAGGAGGACCGGGAGGAGAGTGCTGCTGATAGCCTCTTCCGATTTTTCCCATTTTGTGTCGCGTTCTGAAGCAAGGGATAAGGACGACATATTACTGAAGGCAATTCTAAACAAAGACAGCAGTGGGGTATTTGAGAAAGCTGCCAGGCATGATCTTTCCGTTTGCGGGTGCGGCCCCATAATGACGCTGATGGAATACTCGGATATTGTTGAACCTGATTACAAGGTGAGAGTACTGAGCAGGGGCGACTCCGGCCCGGCCGGAGACACCTCGGGTGTGGTAAGCTATGTCTCGGTGCTGTTTTACATATAG
- a CDS encoding NAD-dependent epimerase/dehydratase family protein — translation MSKILVIGSAGQIGSELTLLLRDMYGGSNVVAGIRKTKPSDKLSETGPCEVVDALDTEGLASVVNKYRIDTIINMAAILSATGENNPMLAWDVNMNGLINVLEIARELKMKQVLVPSSIAVFGPSTPADNTPQETVLKPTTMYGVTKVAGELLGDYYVKRYGLDVRGLRYPGIISHETLPGGGTTDYAVAIYYEAVKNNRYTCFVKEDTRLPMMYMPDCLKATIDLMQADFSKLRHHCDFNVGAMSFSAGELAASVKKQMPGFEISYEPDSRQDIADSWPNSVDDSAAREEWGWQPEYDLDAMTADMLRAIKEKHDKGLI, via the coding sequence ATGAGTAAAATACTGGTAATAGGCTCGGCCGGACAGATAGGCTCGGAACTGACACTGCTGTTGCGCGACATGTATGGCGGTTCAAACGTAGTAGCAGGAATACGCAAGACAAAACCTTCGGATAAGCTTTCTGAAACAGGACCCTGCGAGGTGGTAGATGCGCTCGACACTGAAGGGCTTGCTTCAGTGGTAAATAAATACAGGATTGATACGATAATTAACATGGCTGCCATACTATCAGCCACCGGTGAGAATAATCCGATGCTGGCCTGGGACGTCAATATGAACGGCCTTATCAATGTACTGGAGATTGCCCGGGAGCTCAAGATGAAGCAGGTGCTCGTTCCAAGCTCGATAGCTGTCTTCGGACCATCAACTCCCGCTGACAACACACCGCAGGAGACGGTACTGAAGCCCACTACCATGTATGGTGTTACAAAAGTGGCCGGCGAATTGCTTGGAGATTATTATGTAAAGCGTTACGGTCTTGATGTCAGGGGTCTCCGTTACCCCGGTATCATCAGCCACGAAACACTGCCCGGCGGGGGAACCACCGATTATGCCGTGGCAATCTATTATGAAGCTGTAAAGAACAACAGGTACACCTGCTTTGTCAAAGAGGATACACGACTGCCGATGATGTACATGCCCGACTGTCTCAAGGCGACCATAGACCTTATGCAGGCCGATTTCAGCAAGCTCAGGCACCACTGCGACTTCAACGTTGGCGCGATGAGCTTCAGTGCGGGTGAACTGGCCGCTTCGGTCAAAAAACAGATGCCCGGTTTCGAGATCAGCTATGAGCCCGACAGCCGGCAGGATATTGCAGATTCCTGGCCAAATTCGGTCGACGATTCGGCAGCCCGCGAGGAGTGGGGATGGCAGCCTGAATATGACCTTGATGCCATGACCGCGGATATGCTGCGCGCCATAAAGGAGAAGCATGATAAAGGCTTGATCTGA
- the folB gene encoding dihydroneopterin aldolase has product MGIIRIENMEFHAYHGCYREERMTGNRFLVDLEISTRLDSAAATDDLADTLDYQLAYEKVKEQMEIPGHLLENVAGRILDSLYASVTGIAKATVKVS; this is encoded by the coding sequence ATGGGAATTATCAGGATAGAGAACATGGAATTCCATGCTTACCACGGATGTTACCGGGAAGAGAGAATGACAGGCAACAGGTTCCTGGTTGACCTTGAAATATCGACCCGCCTCGATAGTGCTGCCGCAACAGATGATCTGGCCGACACCCTTGACTACCAGCTCGCGTATGAAAAAGTGAAGGAGCAGATGGAAATACCCGGACACCTGCTTGAAAATGTGGCAGGGCGTATCCTTGACAGCCTCTATGCCAGTGTGACCGGTATAGCAAAAGCGACCGTAAAGGTCTCAAA
- a CDS encoding glutamate--tRNA ligase, which produces MTGTVRVRFAPSPTGPLHIGGVRTALFNYLFARRHNGTFILRIEDTDQQRYVDGAESYIVDALRWCGMEPDEGVPAGGPHAPYRQSERKDIYGSYAMGLVKSGNAYIAFDTPEELDHLRQEKEKNGEVFQYDHTVRNTLRNSLVLPPGKVQELKDKGVPWVVRFLMPENREVVISDIIRGEVRVNTSTLDDKVLFKADGMPTYHLANVADDYLMEITHVIRGEEWLPSLPLHVLLYEAFGWAERMPQFAHLPLLLKPGGKGKLSKRDGDRLGFPVFPLRWKDPVTGEVSEGYREAGYFPEAFVNLLALLGWNSGTEQEIFTMEEMISQFSLEKVHKAGARFDPEKARWFNHQYLQNAGPGRVAGEFMKILQEKGHSPDPERTGQICSLVRERADFVHEIWDQASFFFERPAVYDEKLVKKKWKEDTPMLLRKVSDLLSEVEPFDAGSISATVKGYLEKEGIGMGNVMIPARLALVGEGKGPDLFMIMELLGRDETIERIGLAVEALSA; this is translated from the coding sequence ATAACAGGCACCGTAAGAGTGCGTTTTGCACCAAGTCCCACCGGCCCCCTTCATATAGGCGGTGTGCGGACGGCGCTATTCAATTACCTTTTTGCCCGCCGGCACAATGGCACCTTCATTTTGAGGATAGAAGACACCGATCAGCAGCGCTACGTTGACGGAGCAGAGAGCTATATAGTCGATGCCCTGAGGTGGTGCGGCATGGAGCCTGACGAGGGAGTGCCTGCAGGAGGGCCCCATGCACCTTACAGGCAGAGCGAGCGAAAGGATATCTACGGCAGCTATGCAATGGGGCTTGTAAAGAGCGGAAATGCCTACATCGCTTTCGACACGCCCGAAGAGCTTGATCATCTTCGACAGGAAAAGGAGAAGAACGGAGAGGTTTTCCAGTATGACCATACGGTGAGGAACACTCTCAGAAACTCACTGGTGCTTCCGCCCGGGAAGGTGCAGGAGCTAAAAGACAAAGGAGTGCCCTGGGTCGTCAGGTTTTTGATGCCGGAGAACCGGGAAGTGGTCATCAGTGACATCATCAGGGGCGAAGTGCGGGTAAACACAAGCACACTTGACGACAAGGTACTATTTAAGGCAGACGGCATGCCGACATACCATCTTGCCAACGTGGCCGACGACTACCTGATGGAGATAACCCATGTGATCAGGGGTGAGGAGTGGCTGCCGTCATTGCCGCTGCACGTGCTGCTTTATGAAGCCTTCGGATGGGCAGAGAGAATGCCTCAGTTTGCCCACCTGCCGCTCCTGCTTAAGCCCGGGGGCAAGGGCAAGCTGAGCAAGAGGGATGGCGACCGGCTCGGCTTCCCTGTGTTCCCGCTGCGCTGGAAGGATCCCGTTACCGGGGAAGTGTCCGAAGGTTACCGGGAGGCAGGTTATTTCCCTGAGGCATTTGTCAACCTCCTGGCCCTGCTCGGATGGAATTCGGGGACTGAACAGGAGATTTTCACCATGGAGGAGATGATTAGCCAGTTCTCCCTGGAGAAGGTCCATAAGGCAGGCGCCCGCTTCGACCCTGAAAAAGCCCGTTGGTTCAACCACCAGTACCTGCAGAATGCCGGTCCCGGCAGGGTGGCCGGAGAATTCATGAAAATATTGCAGGAAAAAGGCCATTCGCCCGACCCTGAACGTACCGGACAGATATGCAGCCTGGTGCGTGAGAGGGCTGACTTTGTACATGAGATATGGGATCAGGCATCATTTTTCTTTGAGAGGCCTGCCGTGTATGATGAGAAGCTGGTGAAGAAAAAGTGGAAGGAGGATACACCCATGCTGCTCCGTAAGGTATCTGATCTGCTCAGTGAGGTCGAGCCGTTTGATGCCGGGAGTATCTCGGCAACGGTCAAGGGATACCTGGAAAAGGAGGGTATAGGCATGGGTAACGTGATGATCCCGGCACGTCTTGCGCTCGTGGGCGAGGGCAAGGGCCCTGACCTGTTCATGATAATGGAACTGCTGGGCCGTGATGAAACAATTGAACGGATCGGGCTTGCTGTCGAAGCGCTATCAGCCTGA